The Thermoplasmatales archaeon genomic interval TCTTATCCCTGGCAATGGTTTTTTTGTTATAATAAATCTAAATTTCCTTCTCGCATTTATTTTTCCTATCAATTTTTCAAGGGCTGCGGAGCGTTCCCCATAAACAGATAAAGAACCATCTAAATTCGGTTTATATCTTTTGTGTGGTTGAACTGATTGAATGAGGGAAAAGGCACTTATATCAAAATTTTCAATATCAAGGTTTTTAATTTTCTCCATTGTAATATTTTTTATTGAATTTTTCACACTTTCTCTTGCCTTTTCTTCGTCTTTCCAGCTCAAATTTTCCTTCAGAACATTTATCATTATATCTTCAAGAATAATTCTTGCAATATCTGGCTTATCACTTCCTTTAAAATTGTTTCCTTTAGTTATCATCTTTACTTTATCATTTTCAATATCAAAAATTAGGTAATTTTTGTGCTTAACAAATATCATTGCCTCATATTCTTCTGCTTCAAGTTCAAAGCCGTCGTATTGTAATTTTTTTCTCCATTTATCATTGCATTCCTCTATAATTTCATAAGCTTCTGATGGCTGTAAAATCCAGTCTTCTTTCCCATATTCAGCTCCAAGTGCTTTTCTCAATCTTTCTGACGCAGAGCGAGAGCATGCAACATATATTCCATCAGTATCCCCATATACAACCCTCGCATTCCCCTGCCTTAAAGTTTGCAGGGTATCATATAAAATCTCTTGCCCCTTTGTTGTTATAAGCGCTGCACCCCAGAGATTAAACTGCCTGCACGCCACCATCGGCGCAGACAATATGCCATGTGTGCCAGCATTTCTCGCTGCCTTCAATGATTGATACATCATTTGCAATCTCTTTTTTTCCTTTCCCTCTTTTTCCCTCATCTCCTTTTTTATCTTTTTTATAAAATCCATCATTCCTCTCATTGCAAGATTTATTACACCTGGCTTTCTTGATATTTTTACTCCAATAAGGAATCCTTTATCAACAAATTCCTCCCCTCCTTCCCTATAAACTGGTTTTTTAATGCTTATAAATTTTTCAGGAACTCTTTTAAGCCATACCCATTCATCCGGCTCATCATTTGCTATCATAACAGTATCAGCTCCCGCATTCAATGCTCTCAATATTGTTGGATACATTGCTCCAACATCAGCCACTATCACCTTAAACCATGGAATAAAATGGCTCCTAGCATCTCTATCAGGCTTAACCGTCATCCCTCCTGGAAAATGATATGCAATTTCATTGTTTTCCCCACATATGAGAAATGGATATTCAACCCATTCAGGCATTTCCTCTCCATATTTAACAACTCTTATAATATCTTTGCTGGCTCCTTCTTTCCTTATTTTTTCCGCTATTTCTTTTTTATTGCTTCCATAACTCCCAATTTTTTTTGCAATATCATAAACTCTGCAGAGAGGAGGCAT includes:
- a CDS encoding DNA polymerase elongation subunit (family B), coding for MHNPYFLLIFPDELDIEEEKKRLYELIKGDEKIKGIGETEEYNSFWDFEKKRKVSKIYVSHPSHVPEVSDKLFNLGFYTAEHDIPYHERVLTDLASQGFWIFDTKGKERKINVTVYDIEITKYGQREAPIDIIGYSNLSISFVSNSNLKDEDFFFQIVDMPENEGKIEQMIANDENEEIKNLLKFCDIASKSDIIAGHNILGFDNLQIESRIKNLLQKSSILSDEEVKNFKNFIDKYTRRDQSFHFGIANDVSIFYPSSFDTYLAARKFYPLEDFSLEGVANFLGVEIKDRIIVSLEEMALDERTIKYNEQDVIEEVRIFLSLIQQGLPLAFTTGMPFELLFPAGAVKMWDYMAMIRAGYHKKIMPPLCRVYDIAKKIGSYGSNKKEIAEKIRKEGASKDIIRVVKYGEEMPEWVEYPFLICGENNEIAYHFPGGMTVKPDRDARSHFIPWFKVIVADVGAMYPTILRALNAGADTVMIANDEPDEWVWLKRVPEKFISIKKPVYREGGEEFVDKGFLIGVKISRKPGVINLAMRGMMDFIKKIKKEMREKEGKEKKRLQMMYQSLKAARNAGTHGILSAPMVACRQFNLWGAALITTKGQEILYDTLQTLRQGNARVVYGDTDGIYVACSRSASERLRKALGAEYGKEDWILQPSEAYEIIEECNDKWRKKLQYDGFELEAEEYEAMIFVKHKNYLIFDIENDKVKMITKGNNFKGSDKPDIARIILEDIMINVLKENLSWKDEEKARESVKNSIKNITMEKIKNLDIENFDISAFSLIQSVQPHKRYKPNLDGSLSVYGERSAALEKLIGKINARRKFRFIITKKPLPGIRKPTKSGLKPIHYMYPLELLKDRNEIDMEWYREMIKNFVEGAFGLPNIDVKNQYGLDKWM